The following are encoded in a window of Fulvia fulva chromosome 7, complete sequence genomic DNA:
- a CDS encoding Poly(A) RNA polymerase cid14, producing the protein MADTYRPPPRNGGGRRHTNDDPPYRANSPPRRGDDSGYSFRGAAGGDSYRPAQFTFNAPGPQARFPDVQPPARKKPGKGFNGRQQNKPHQGGRPGWQNKPFFKPRAAHDRAILKHVDDDTTTEQMTGMNGDNQPKFAEYISSSEDESESDDSSDEDENDGESRKKRVKTDKADGDEKPKWSNPDPYSVLPPPDAVAGPKKDIVQTIRKAKVETAAQAAGTNAVKENADFISFDFGENADDDDEDDDGQHSVGEPPAPASTDYVMPTDQELLDRFNSTQNMKGNKRKRGVEEATSLGDIVEEWLPNHTNPTPWLQPDPAFTSSVGLKLHKEILDFYDYVRPHRHEEELRDGIIDRLQRDLKYYRQAGQSVGNIEIRSFGSFPAGLYLPTADMDLVALSSDYLDHGQKSLCQNRKHMWKMSDHFNRSTLPAPGSVAPVIGAKVPLVKFVDGHTGIKVDLSFENDSGLHANKTFQGWKEEFPEMPVLVMIIKQLLAMRGLNEVHTGGIGGFTIICLVVSMLQLMPESVRNGMDFNARYGELLLNFLDLYGNKFSLMNTGIQMKPPGYFNKNDRPSIGKAKLGRLMIIDPNRNDNDISGGSTYANKVFETFSGARAAIQRRLNQVRAGQAGDGSILGCVLGGNYSSFREQRDRLDRIDRQDAARDQPQPQSYRQPPPVQQYYNGMYERAPSPRRGQAYDRWHNDYSFQPLPQQYSQYQQYPPPHGLPARPALAPHRAPEPANNGPAGKKQKQKNKPKPKKVKPVEAGPSTAKEKKQKAKTKKKSNKKESNKKTTGKKAAKNAK; encoded by the exons ATGGCCGACACGTATCGGCCTCCGCCACGCAACGGCGGCGGCCGTCGACATACCAACGACGATCCACCATACCGCGCCAACTCACCACCCCGACGCGGCGATGACTCGGGCTACAGTTTCCGCGGCGCTGCTGGAGGCGACAGCTATCGTCCAGCACAGTTCACCTTCAACGCGCCCGGCCCACAAGCTCGCTTTCCTGACGTCCAGCCACCTGCGCGTAAGAAGCCAGGCAAGGGCTTCAACGGGCGACAGCAGAACAAGCCGCATCAAGGCGGCCGTCCTGGCTGGCAGAACAAGCCGTTCTTCAAGCCACGCGCAGCACATGACCGTGCTATCTTGAAGCATGTAGATGACGACACCACCACAGAGCAGATGACAGGCATGAACGGTGACAATCAGCCAAAGTTTGCCGAGTACATCAGCAGCAGTGAAGATGAGTCGGAATCGGATGACAGCAGCGACGAAGATGAGAATGACGGCGAGTCGCGTAAGAAGCGCGTCAAGACTGACAAGGCAGATGGTGATGAGAAGCCAAAGTGGTCCAATCCCGATCCGTATAGTGTACTGCCGCCACCCGATGCCGTTGCCGGTCCGAAGAAGGATATTGTGCAGACTATCCGCAAGGCCAAGGTCGAAACAGCCGCACAAGCTGCTGGTACCAACGCCGTCAAGGAGAACGCAGACTTCATCTCCTTCGACTTCGGCGAGAACGCTGATGACGATGACGAGGACGACGATGGTCAGCACAGCGTCGGCGAGCCACCTGCACCAGCTTCCACCGACTACGTGATGCCCACCGACCAAGAGTTGCTAGATAGGTTCAACAGCACCCAGAATATGAAGGGTAACAAGCGTAAGCGAGGAGTTGAGGAAGCTACAAGCCTTGGCGATATCGTCGAGGAGTGGTTGCCCAACCATACCAATCCGACTCCGTGGCTCCAGCCCGATCCCGCCTTCACCTCGAGTGTTGGTCTGAA GCTGCACAAGGAGATTCTCGACTTCTACGACTACGTGCGCCCGCACAGGCACGAGGAAGAGCTCAGAGATGGCATCATCGATCGTCTCCAGCGCGATCTGAAGTACTACCGCCAGGCCGGACAATCTGTCGGCAACATCGAGATTCGAAGCTTTGGCTCGTTCCCAGCCGGTCTGTACCTACCAACGGCGGATATGGACCTCGTTGCGCTGTCATCAGACTATCTCGATCATGGACAAAAGTCACTTTGTCAGAATAGGAAGCACATGTGGAAGATGTCTGATCACTTCAATCGCAGCACGCTGCCGGCTCCTGGCTCTGTAGCGCCAGTCATTGGAGCCAAGGTACCACTGGTCAAGTTCGTCGATGGACACACCGGCATCAAGGTGGATCTCTCTTTCGAAAACGACTCTGGACTGCATGCCAACAAGACCTTTCAAGGCTGGAAGGAAGAGTTTCCCGAGATGCCCGTGCTTGTCATGATCATCAAGCAGCTCCTGGCTATGCGCGGACTCAATGAAGTGCACACTGGTGGCATTGGCGGGTTCACCATCATCTGCCTCGTGGTGAGCATGCTACAGCTTATGCCCGAGAGCGTAAGAAACGGCATGGACTTCAATGCCCGCTATGGCGAGCTTCTGCTCAACTTCCTCGACCTATACGGCAATAAGTTCAGCCTGATGAACACCGGCATCCAGATGAAACCACCAGGCTACTTCAACAAGAATGATCGCCCTAGCATCGGCAAAGCCAAGCTTGGCCGTCTCATGATCATCGATCCCAACCGCAATGATAACGACATTTCTGGTGGTTCAACCTATGCCAACAAAGTGTTTGAGACATTCTCCGGTGCCCGTGCCGCCATTCAACGTCGTCTCAACCAGGTCCGCGCCGGCCAGGCAGGTGACGGGAGCATTCTGGGTTGTGTCCTGGGCGGCAACTACTCTTCCTTTAGGGAGCAACGCGACAGACTCGACCGTATCGACCGCCAAGACGCAGCTCGAGATCAACCACAACCGCAGTCTTACCGTCAGCCTCCACCAGTCCAGCAGTACTACAACGGCATGTACGAACGCGCTCCGTCCCCGCGTCGTGGCCAGGCGTACGACCGTTGGCACAACGACTACTCCTTCCAGCCGCTGCCACAGCAGTACTCACAGTACCAGCAGTACCCACCGCCGCACGGTTTGCCCGCTCGCCCGGCACTAGCTCCTCACCGGGCGCCGGAACCTGCTAATAA TGGTCCGGCTGGTAAGAAGCAGAAGCAGAAGAACAAGCCGAAGCCGAAGAAGGTCAAGCC AGTTGAAGCTGGACCCAGCACTGCAAAGGAGAAGAAACAGAAAGCGAAAACAAAGAAAAAGTCGAACAAGAAGGAATCGAACAAGAAGACTACTGGCAAGAAAGCTGCCAAGAACGCAAAGTGA
- a CDS encoding Holocytochrome-c synthase, producing MGWFWADTTPSATIAPHPIPSNSSAQPPPSCPMHNKTASALSGKPPAPAQSERPSACPVKHDAPKSSSASPSYISKLNPLNYMPQSISNKREASEQNINLPLDREASTIPRGGGQGTWEYPSPQQMYNAMLRKGYTDTPAEHVESMVAVHNFLNEGAWEEIKGWEDRFREGLGKAWERCAKGEEGYSQSQTMESLRRQNDREEYYGPSLLRFEGRPNDITPKARILGLMSSVLPSQYPDNPPFDRHDWYVERQGPGGQKKELRYVIDYYSGPPEPTGEPVFYLDVRPAVDGPTAACERLLRWGGDVWWRASGGSVREELARQKR from the exons ATGGGCTGGTTCTGGGCCGACACGACTCCCTCCGCAACCATCGCCCCTCATCCCATACCATCGAACTCAAGCGCGCAACCACCGCCATCATGTCCCATGCACAACAAGACTGCCTCAGCACTCTCAGGGAAGCCCCCAGCTCCAGCACAAAGCGAACGGCCTAGCGCCTGTCCAGTAAAACACGATGCGCCCAAATCCTCCAGCGCATCGCCCAGCTACATTTCGAAGCTCAACCCTCTCAACTACATGCCACAGAGCATATCCAACAAACGCGAAGCTTCGGAGCAAAACATCAACCTCCCTCTTGATCGCGAAGCCTCCACAATCCCTCGCGGTGGCGGTCAAGGAACGTGGGAGTACCCCTCCCCGCAACAAATGTACAACGCTATGCTGCGGAAAGGATACACCGACACGCCAGCTGAGCACGTAGAGAGTATGGTAGCTGTGCATAATTTTCTCAACGAGGGCGCGTGGGAGGAGATCAAGGGGTGGGAAGATAGGTTCAGAGAGGGACTAGGGAAGGCGTGGGAGAGGTGCGCGAAGGGCGAGGAGGGGTATTCGCAAAGCCAGACCATGGAGTCGTTGAGGAGGCAAAATGATCGTGAGGAGTATTACGGGCCGAGTTTGCTGAGGTTCGAGGGGAGACCGAACGATATTACGCCCAAGGCCAGAATACTGGGGTTGATGAGTAGCGTGCTGCCGAGCCAGTATCCGGACAACCCGCCCTTTGATCGGCATGATTGG TACGTGGAGCGACAAGGCCCAGGCGGCCAGAAGAAGGAGCTGCGATATGTGATCG ACTACTACAGCGGACCTCCAGAACCCACGGGAGAACCAGTCTTCTACCTCGATGTACGACCAGCAGTCGATGGACCCACAGCAGCCTGCGAACGATTACTACGATGGGGCGGTGATGTTTGGTGGCGAGCCAGTGGTGGCAGCGTAAGAGAAGAGCTTGCAAGACAGAAGCGATGA
- a CDS encoding Transcription initiation factor IIF subunit alpha: MSASPAQLPSGPNSVTPTTGGPPAPVVRRKPAVNIFNSKKKPPVRKAPPPAQQKPTPAGRAPNRAPAQASTNGATNAAPPADDPSAYEEYPIYIMKDPALTGGQRFHVAKLQAKIDEQTKESVLVSPFDEKDLVRPLRLHRRFARDKMEVEQSDAAGADDKERELMSARRAERQAEREENQKLIAPSGGDPAKAGKKKPSKKVEEGRDDSNPVRQKRSQLRYEEARPWHLEDFEGKNIWVGSYEQALSERSMMFRVEDGGFRVVPLEKWYKFTQTNKINAMDPEEAEKHMAKKFNVGRWAMKTQPGGVGVKSEEQVMQRRPMRMSRDEDDGPIWGDDNGDFQADRDMLDMEFNDEFQDDDEGALFQDIEGEDGKEIEARLRLEMREAGLGGTGVKDEEIDTYEEERKKQEAEQAEAKKQRRARRLLRKNEHQAQYDTDDSELDPYASEDSEDSDEERAREEEQKKEEAKKMLNGEKSGASSRGTNTPSGRPEKRTKRPGSADASEASGNESSRKRVKGANGAAIPATQGSGRSLSPDAAKSSRAAGSGSDTDTSRQARTKLKLKNSPPGSPSTGTPAGSRAGSPAPGGKPKAKKPAEPAKPFPTLEEIRVAIPAQGIEVKELLHIFRPRLGQRGKEFIALVKQAGTTDKSTGRVIPRA; this comes from the coding sequence ATGAGCGCGTCACCAGCTCAGCTACCGTCAGGGCCAAACTCGGTCACGCCGACTACCGGTGGTCCGCCCGCGCCAGTCGTGCGCAGAAAGCCGGCCGTCAACATCTTCAACAGCAAGAAGAAGCCCCCAGTGCGCAAGGCGCCTCCTCCCGCACAGCAGAAACCCACTCCAGCAGGACGAGCACCAAATCGAGCCCCTGCACAAGCATCGACAAATGGCGCGACCAATGCAGCTCCTCCAGCTGACGATCCCAGCGCCTACGAGGAATACCCCATCTACATCATGAAGGACCCAGCATTGACCGGCGGCCAGCGGTTCCACGTCGCCAAGCTGCAGGCGAAGATTGATGAGCAGACCAAAGAAAGCGTGCTGGTGAGCCCATTCGACGAGAAGGACCTCGTGCGGCCTCTACGCCTGCATCGTCGATTTGCACGGGACAAGATGGAGGTTGAGCAGTCAGACGCAGCGGGCGCGGACGACAAGGAACGAGAGCTGATGAGCGCGCGACGAGCCGAGCGACAAGCGGAACGAGAAGAGAATCAGAAACTCATTGCGCCGAGCGGAGGTGACCCAGCCAAGGCCGGCAAGAAGAAGCCGTCCAAGAAGGTCGAGGAAGGTCGCGATGACAGCAATCCTGTCCGACAAAAGAGGTCACAGCTACGATACGAAGAAGCTCGCCCGTGGCATCTCGAGGATTTCGAAGGCAAGAACATCTGGGTTGGCAGCTACGAACAGGCATTGTCGGAGAGAAGTATGATGTTCAGGGTTGAGGATGGTGGCTTCCGCGTGGTGCCCCTCGAGAAGTGGTACAAGTTCACGCAAACCAACAAGATCAACGCCATGGACCCCGAGGAGGCCGAGAAGCACATGGCCAAGAAGTTCAACGTTGGCAGGTGGGCCATGAAGACACAGCCCGGTGGTGTTGGCGTGAAGTCCGAGGAGCAGGTGATGCAGCGTCGGCCCATGCGGATGTCGCGTGACGAAGATGACGGGCCTATATGGGGAGATGATAATGGCGACTTTCAAGCTGATCGTGACATGCTGGACATGGAGTTCAACGACGAGTTCCAGGACGATGACGAGGGCGCGCTGTTCCAGGATATCGAGGGTGAAGATGGCAAAGAGATCGAAGCGAGACTGCGACTCGAGATGCGTGAAGCAGGTCTTGGCGGCACAGGTGTCAAGGATGAGGAGATTGATACCTATGAGGAGGAACGTAAGAAGCAGGAGGCCGAGCAGGCAGAAGCCAAGAAGCAGAGACGTGCGAGGAGGCTACTCAGAAAGAACGAACATCAAGCGCAGTACGACACGGATGACTCAGAGCTCGATCCTTACGCTTCTGAGGACTCGGAAGATTCCGACGAGGAGCGGGCGAGGGAAGAAGAGCAGAAAAAGGAAGAAGCGAAGAAGATGCTGAACGGCGAGAAATCTGGCGCATCATCCCGCGGCACCAACACACCAAGCGGTCGTCCAGAGAAGCGCACAAAGCGTCCAGGTTCAGCCGATGCTTCAGAGGCTAGTGGCAACGAGTCGAGTCGAAAGAGAGTCAAGGGCGCAAACGGCGCCGCGATCCCAGCGACGCAAGGCAGCGGCCGATCACTTTCGCCCGACGCCGCAAAGTCCTCACGTGCTGCCGGCAGTGGCAGTGATACCGACACATCACGCCAAGCCCGCACGAAGCTCAAGCTCAAGAACAGCCCGCCAGGCTCACCATCCACGGGCACACCTGCTGGCTCCCGCGCTGGCTCGCCCGCACCTGGAGGCAAGCCGAAGGCCAAGAAACCTGCCGAGCCTGCGAAGCCCTTTCCGACCTTGGAAGAGATCCGCGTTGCCATTCCTGCACAGGGTATTGAAGTCAAAGAACTGCTGCATATCTTCAGACCACGCTTGGGGCAGAGAGGCAAGGAGTTTATTGCTTTGGTCAAGCAGGCTGGAACTACGGACAAGAGCACTGGACGTGTCATTCCGAGAGCGTAG